From Frateuria aurantia DSM 6220, one genomic window encodes:
- a CDS encoding cobalt-precorrin-6A reductase, with product MSRVLVLGGTGEGLALARELGRGDIYSLAGVGRQPQGLECDLRVGGYGGGEGLAAFLREQSISLLIDATHPYAARISANAYMASRLAGIPLWAIRRPGWQPAPADDWRMVDGWAAMMRALADFRRPLFTLGREPLEHLGEIPLHQQWTIRCLDSHPGMERAEVLADRGPYHTDGEQALFSRLGTDVLVSKNSGGAATEAKLVVARRLGLPVVMLRRPALPAADREFSDVASLLQAWT from the coding sequence ATGAGCCGGGTCCTGGTGCTGGGCGGTACCGGCGAGGGACTGGCCTTGGCGCGAGAGCTGGGACGCGGGGACATCTACAGTCTGGCTGGCGTCGGTCGCCAGCCCCAGGGACTTGAATGCGACCTGCGGGTCGGCGGTTACGGCGGCGGCGAAGGCCTGGCCGCGTTTCTGCGCGAGCAGTCCATCAGCCTGCTGATCGATGCGACTCATCCCTATGCGGCCCGGATCAGCGCCAACGCGTACATGGCCAGTCGCCTTGCCGGGATTCCCCTGTGGGCGATCCGTCGCCCCGGCTGGCAGCCCGCTCCGGCGGATGACTGGCGGATGGTGGATGGCTGGGCCGCGATGATGCGGGCGCTGGCCGACTTCCGTCGCCCCTTGTTCACTCTGGGGCGCGAGCCGCTGGAGCATCTTGGAGAGATACCCTTGCATCAACAGTGGACCATCCGCTGTCTGGACAGCCATCCCGGCATGGAACGCGCCGAGGTGCTGGCCGATCGTGGGCCGTATCATACGGACGGCGAGCAGGCCTTGTTTTCGCGCCTGGGCACCGATGTGCTGGTCAGCAAGAACAGCGGCGGGGCCGCCACCGAGGCCAAGCTGGTCGTGGCCCGCCGGCTGGGCCTGCCGGTAGTGATGCTGCGGCGCCCGGCATTGCCCGCCGCAGACCGGGAATTCAGTGACGTGGCCAGTCTGCTGCAGGCCTGGACATGA
- a CDS encoding cobalt-precorrin-5B (C(1))-methyltransferase, protein MREETPEVAAPLRYGYTTGACATATALAAAQLMLGEAVGPQVRIVLPRGQIVDFALAFCRHDGDAAEAGTVKDAGDDPDVTHGAVVWCRVERLAMPGVVFHAGPGVGTVTRPGLSLGVGEPAINPVPRRMISEHLEQLAARVGYAGGFAVRVGVEDGEALALKTMNPRLGIVGGLSILGTTGIVRPFSCSAYIASIQQGIDVAVANGCRHIAASTGHASETAVRSICDLPDMALIEMGDFVGAVLKHLRRQPVARLTLCGGFGKLSKLAAGHLDLHSRHSSIDLDALAAWAAGMGATQALQAGIVAANTTQHALQLADAEGLPLADEVCRRARWVACGIVPASVAVDVLAIDRQGRIVGQAA, encoded by the coding sequence ATGCGGGAGGAAACGCCGGAAGTAGCGGCCCCGTTGCGCTATGGCTATACCACCGGCGCCTGTGCGACGGCGACGGCGCTGGCGGCGGCGCAGCTGATGCTGGGCGAAGCCGTGGGTCCGCAGGTCCGCATCGTGCTGCCGCGCGGACAGATTGTGGATTTCGCGCTGGCTTTCTGCCGCCATGACGGCGATGCCGCCGAGGCCGGCACGGTCAAGGATGCCGGTGATGATCCGGATGTCACCCATGGCGCCGTCGTCTGGTGCCGGGTCGAACGCCTTGCCATGCCCGGCGTGGTTTTTCATGCAGGCCCCGGTGTTGGCACAGTGACCCGTCCCGGCCTGTCGCTGGGGGTCGGTGAACCGGCGATCAATCCGGTGCCTCGACGGATGATAAGCGAGCATCTCGAGCAGCTGGCCGCGCGCGTCGGCTATGCCGGCGGCTTTGCGGTCCGTGTCGGGGTGGAAGATGGCGAGGCATTGGCCCTGAAAACGATGAACCCTCGGCTGGGCATTGTCGGGGGACTGTCGATCCTGGGCACCACCGGCATTGTCAGGCCATTTTCCTGCTCGGCCTATATCGCCTCGATCCAGCAAGGCATCGACGTGGCGGTGGCCAATGGTTGCAGGCATATCGCCGCCAGTACCGGCCATGCCAGCGAGACGGCAGTGCGTAGCATCTGCGATCTGCCCGATATGGCGCTGATCGAAATGGGGGACTTCGTCGGTGCGGTGCTCAAGCATCTGCGGCGCCAGCCGGTGGCCAGACTGACGCTGTGCGGTGGTTTCGGCAAGCTCAGCAAGCTGGCCGCCGGACATCTGGACCTGCACAGTCGCCACTCCAGCATCGATCTCGACGCGCTGGCCGCCTGGGCTGCAGGCATGGGCGCGACGCAGGCCTTGCAGGCCGGCATTGTCGCGGCCAATACCACACAGCACGCGCTGCAGCTGGCCGATGCCGAGGGCTTGCCGCTGGCTGACGAGGTCTGTCGACGCGCGCGGTGGGTGGCTTGCGGCATCGTGCCGGCCTCGGTCGCGGTGGACGTTCTGGCCATTGATCGTCAGGGGCGCATCGTGGGGCAGGCGGCATGA
- a CDS encoding bifunctional cobalt-precorrin-7 (C(5))-methyltransferase/cobalt-precorrin-6B (C(15))-methyltransferase encodes MEQVRWGGEESAGLSAWLSVVGLGEDGFEGLSLMARQWLMQADAIFGGSRHLAMLPAALAARSRSWPRPFALDEVLACRGRPTCVLASGDPMHHGVGARLARLLPTGEWRVLPAPSSMSLAAARLGWALQDCTVVSLLQHEAASVLRHCRPDRQLLVLSAGAGTPAELAACLARAGYGASRLWVWQRLGGPAESVVEAIAEQWPAQQHVDPLNLVAVQCRLAEGQVAWPPGPGLPDAAFRHDGQLTKQDIRAVTLARLAPRAGERLWDVGAGCGSIGIEWMRSDASCQAIAIEADPGRQALIAHNRQALGVPELQLVSGRAPQALQGLERPDAVFIGGGVTAEGVLASCWEALPVGGRLVANAVTLQAEQCLFQWRQLHGGRLSRLSLEHAEPLGRFDSWRSALPITLYDAVKA; translated from the coding sequence ATGGAGCAGGTGCGTTGGGGTGGCGAAGAGTCGGCCGGGCTGTCGGCCTGGCTGAGTGTGGTTGGCCTTGGCGAAGACGGTTTCGAGGGGCTGTCGCTGATGGCCCGCCAGTGGCTTATGCAGGCCGATGCCATCTTCGGCGGCAGCCGGCATCTGGCCATGCTGCCGGCCGCTCTGGCGGCACGGAGCAGGTCCTGGCCCCGCCCCTTTGCGCTGGACGAGGTGCTGGCCTGCCGGGGGCGGCCGACCTGCGTGCTGGCCAGCGGTGACCCCATGCATCATGGCGTCGGGGCCCGGTTGGCGCGGTTGCTGCCGACCGGCGAATGGCGGGTATTGCCTGCACCGTCGTCCATGAGCCTGGCCGCCGCGCGGCTGGGCTGGGCCCTGCAGGACTGCACCGTGGTTTCGCTGTTGCAACACGAGGCGGCGAGCGTGCTTCGCCATTGTCGCCCGGACCGGCAGCTGCTGGTGCTGAGTGCCGGTGCCGGGACGCCTGCCGAGCTGGCGGCCTGTCTGGCCCGTGCCGGTTATGGCGCGAGCCGGCTATGGGTCTGGCAGCGACTGGGCGGGCCGGCCGAATCCGTCGTCGAGGCGATCGCCGAGCAGTGGCCTGCGCAGCAGCACGTGGATCCGCTGAATCTGGTGGCCGTGCAATGCCGGCTGGCGGAGGGCCAGGTCGCCTGGCCGCCAGGGCCGGGTCTGCCCGATGCGGCCTTCCGGCATGATGGCCAGCTGACCAAGCAGGATATCCGTGCCGTGACACTGGCCCGGCTGGCGCCGCGTGCCGGTGAACGCTTGTGGGATGTCGGAGCGGGCTGCGGTTCGATCGGCATCGAATGGATGCGCAGCGATGCGTCCTGTCAGGCGATCGCGATCGAGGCGGATCCGGGCCGGCAGGCCTTGATTGCCCACAATCGACAGGCACTGGGCGTACCGGAACTGCAATTGGTGAGTGGCCGCGCGCCCCAGGCTCTGCAGGGTCTGGAACGACCCGATGCGGTATTCATCGGCGGCGGCGTGACGGCCGAAGGCGTGCTGGCAAGCTGCTGGGAGGCCTTGCCCGTCGGTGGCCGGCTGGTGGCCAATGCGGTGACCTTGCAGGCCGAGCAATGCCTGTTTCAATGGCGACAGCTTCATGGCGGCCGGCTCAGCCGCCTGTCGCTGGAACATGCCGAGCCGCTGGGCCGCTTTGACAGCTGGCGATCAGCGCTGCCGATCACCCTCTATGATGCGGTCAAGGCCTGA
- the cbiB gene encoding adenosylcobinamide-phosphate synthase CbiB gives MSTVWLIAAALVLDRRLGEPRRWHPLVGFGQWAGWLDRHLHADRYARGVLAWALAVLPISLCCWMLVVQAGRVSPWLGWALQAVLLYLCIGLRSLAQHAAPIIKALRAGELDQARRAVSMIVSRDTGALDARQVAVAGTESMLENGSDAVFAALFWFVLLGAPGVVAYRLANTLDAMWGYRTPHWRRFGWAAARIDDGLNWLPARMVALTYALCGCTGAALACWRRQGGRWDSPNAGPVMAAGAGALRVRLGGGAPYHGHWKRRPRLGLGHAADAGSVAAATSLVQRGVVLWWLILLMSGVLIGVVKHA, from the coding sequence GTGAGCACGGTCTGGCTGATTGCGGCGGCTCTGGTGCTTGACCGGCGGCTGGGTGAGCCGCGGCGCTGGCATCCGCTGGTCGGGTTCGGGCAATGGGCCGGCTGGCTGGACCGGCATCTGCATGCCGATCGATATGCTCGTGGCGTGCTGGCATGGGCCTTGGCCGTGCTGCCGATCAGTCTGTGCTGCTGGATGCTGGTCGTGCAGGCCGGGAGGGTCTCGCCCTGGCTGGGCTGGGCGCTGCAGGCCGTGCTGCTGTATCTGTGCATCGGTTTGCGCAGTCTCGCCCAGCATGCCGCCCCCATCATCAAGGCCTTGCGCGCCGGCGAGCTGGATCAGGCGCGACGGGCGGTATCGATGATCGTGAGTCGCGACACCGGGGCACTGGATGCCCGTCAGGTGGCCGTGGCCGGCACCGAATCCATGCTGGAAAACGGCAGTGACGCGGTCTTTGCCGCGCTGTTCTGGTTTGTGCTGCTTGGTGCGCCGGGCGTGGTGGCCTATCGGCTGGCCAATACGCTGGATGCGATGTGGGGTTACCGCACGCCGCATTGGCGCCGCTTTGGCTGGGCCGCGGCCAGAATCGACGATGGGCTGAACTGGCTGCCGGCACGGATGGTGGCCTTGACCTATGCGTTGTGCGGCTGCACTGGCGCCGCACTGGCCTGCTGGCGGCGCCAGGGCGGACGCTGGGACAGTCCCAATGCCGGTCCGGTGATGGCGGCCGGCGCAGGCGCCCTGCGTGTCAGGCTGGGTGGCGGCGCCCCTTATCATGGGCACTGGAAGCGGCGACCGCGACTGGGCCTGGGGCATGCCGCCGATGCCGGCAGCGTGGCGGCAGCGACCAGTCTGGTACAACGGGGTGTGGTCCTGTGGTGGTTGATCCTGCTGATGAGCGGAGTCCTGATCGGAGTGGTGAAGCATGCTTGA
- the cobM gene encoding precorrin-4 C(11)-methyltransferase produces the protein MTVFFIGAGPGDPELITVKGQRLLRQCPVILYAGSLVPEAVLAGHAAEEVVDTADLDLEQIIERLAAADARGQDVARVHSGDPSLFGAIGEQIQALQARGIAWEIIPGVTAAAASAAALGCELTLPGISQTVILTRHARKTTMPAGESLPELARHGATLAIHLAIRHLDEIVDILQPEYGADCPVAVVYRASWPDQRLVRGRLDDIVARVAEAPVERTALILVGRVLSSADFARSTLYA, from the coding sequence ATGACGGTGTTCTTTATCGGCGCCGGACCGGGCGACCCCGAGCTGATCACGGTCAAGGGGCAGCGTCTGCTGCGGCAATGCCCGGTGATTCTCTATGCCGGTTCATTGGTGCCCGAGGCGGTGCTGGCAGGACATGCTGCCGAAGAAGTGGTCGATACCGCCGACCTGGATCTGGAGCAGATCATCGAGCGGCTGGCTGCGGCGGACGCCCGGGGACAGGATGTGGCACGGGTGCATTCCGGTGATCCCTCGTTGTTCGGCGCCATCGGCGAACAGATCCAGGCGCTGCAGGCCCGCGGCATCGCCTGGGAAATCATCCCGGGCGTGACGGCGGCGGCCGCTTCGGCGGCCGCGCTGGGCTGCGAACTGACCCTGCCCGGTATCTCCCAGACCGTGATTCTGACCCGTCATGCACGCAAGACGACGATGCCTGCAGGTGAGTCTCTGCCGGAGCTGGCACGTCATGGCGCGACCTTGGCCATTCATCTGGCCATCCGCCACCTGGATGAAATCGTCGACATTCTGCAGCCCGAATATGGCGCAGACTGCCCGGTGGCCGTGGTGTATCGCGCCAGCTGGCCGGACCAGCGTCTCGTTCGCGGTCGCCTGGACGATATCGTCGCCCGTGTGGCCGAAGCGCCGGTCGAACGCACGGCCTTGATTCTCGTCGGCCGGGTGCTGTCATCCGCCGACTTTGCGCGGTCCACCCTGTATGCCTAG